The following coding sequences are from one Penaeus monodon isolate SGIC_2016 chromosome 21, NSTDA_Pmon_1, whole genome shotgun sequence window:
- the LOC119586654 gene encoding uncharacterized protein LOC119586654: MRLLALLMALLGILRVYGGFPYTWSFAPPRLTKLKYLVCVSVVFGFVALTAVVSEAVLYESEYHFIREETSRTTIVIMNRTKQFTLFFLIGHCVCRSHLLADMLFGLYRLPVEQRQALTKTDLAMSSATVIAAILHHTSMIYIRAIVNRSYTTNGRMIFSISFEAIIGSLIFIIPLILFLTIRVLSSSLEDRVSMSPFFESALRLNSKHNILKIEDKHDDHSNADCRTRFCSSLSQVLQEPFALTPRSINVADLKDFTTFIFRYNVILEKAIDYMQLSVVILLLNEFVSLSVLVFLVVSGVEEDWSFVLGTLFALGSLLRASLVICAPASLVSTLASLAMLSLKRRPFDKFVIWWRYNYMTGSR, encoded by the exons ATGAGGCTCTTGGCACTCCTGATGGCGCTGCTAGGTATCCTGCGCGTGTACGGGGGCTTCCCCTACACATGGTCCTTCGCGCCTCCGAGGCTGACTAAACTCAAATATTTAGTCTGCGTTTCGGTGGTATTTGGATTCGTCGCCTTGACGGCGGTGGTATCAGAGGCAGTGCTTTACGAGTCGGAATACCATTTCATTCGTGAGGAAACGAGCAGAACGACAATCGTCATCATGAACAGGACGAAACAGTTCACGCTGTTCTTTCTGATCGGTCATTGCGTGTGCAGGAGCCACCTGTTGGCAGACATGCTTTTTGGGCTGTACCGTTTACCAGTCGAGCAAAGGCAAGCGCTTACGAAAACTGATTTGGCGATGTCGTCAGCCACAGTGATAGCAGCTATACTTCATCACACTTCGATGATATACATCCGAGCCATTGTCAACAGGTCGTATACGACGAATGGAAGAATGATATTCTCTATTTCGTTTGAAGCTATTATTGGAAGCCTCATATTTATCATTCCTCTGATTCTATTCTTGACTATCAGGGTTCTGAGTTCATCCCTTGAAGATAGAGTTTCCATGTCGCCTTTCTTTGAATCGGCTCTGCGGCTGAACAGCAAGCACAACATTTTGAAGATCGAAGACAAACACGACGATCATTCCAACGCTGACTGCAGGACGAGGTTTTGCTCTTCCCTTTCACAAGTGCTTCAGGAGCCCTTTGCCTTAACGCCTCGGTCAATCAACGTCGCTGATCTTAAGGACTTCACGACGTTCATCTTCCGCTACAACGTCATCCTAGAGAAAGCCATTGATTACATGCAGCTGTCTGTGGTTATCCTTCTCTTGAACGAGTTTGTCTCTCTGTCGGTCCTGGTGTTCTTGGTGGTCTCTGGAGTCGAGGAAGACTGGAGCTTCGTCTTAGGAACACTCTTCGCCCTCGGGAGTCTTCTTCGGGCTTCCCTCGTCATCTGTGCGCCTGCGAGTCTTGTCAGCACG CTGGCGAGCCTTGCAATGCTATCACTGAAGCGCCGTCCGTTCGATAAGTTCGTGATATGGTGGCGTTATAATTATATGACAGGTAGTCGGtag